CGTTTTTCGTTcaggggtgaaaaaaaaaagcctgaataTTCGATGTGAACGGGAATAAAACGTCCCTTTCTACTGATTGGTCAGCCGAACATCAaaccaaagccactagaaggcaagcctgtaAACTaagcaacctttagccaaaaaacgttaaaggggtcatatgatgcgatttcagtttctcctttctctttggagtgttacaagctcttggtgcataaagaaaaaaatctgtaaagttgcaaagactaatgtctcaaatccaaagagatattctttataaaagttaagagtcaaccactcctacctaaaatggctcattctaacacgcccccacatgtctacatcacgatgtgggaagatttgcataacgccaccaaaatgttcacgcaaagaaagaaagcacaacttttattctctctgttgccaccggcaccatgtcgtggagacgctgtgtgtttcgttgtgaaagctaaactactttgtttggccttccaaaaaaggacacaactagaaatcagtggttaagatgtatctacaacactgttcGGGAACAGTTCAACCCACCCAGTTCAGCAGTTCAGCTCCACCCTTTTTGGTGGGTTGAAGTGCTATTGGTTCGTGCAGCTACATATGTACAAATCAcgcttcagtatcagagtaaatAGGAGTTTCCCCATAAGCGTCAGCAATGCAACGGGATAGACCGTTCGAAAGGGAACTGCATTTATGGACTACATCACGCAGTGAGTTGATGCCCTGCATCATGCTTGTCAACAGTCAAAATGTAACATGATGTACAGGTCTGAGGCAGGTGTGTTAAAAATAGGGAAGTTGTGGCCTGATGGTTAGaaagtttgattcctaaccctaaggttgtgggttcgagtcttgggccggcaacaccacgactgaggtgcccttgagcaaggcactgaacccccagctgctccccgggcgccgcagcataaatggctgcccattgctctgggtgtgtgttcacggtgtgtgtgtgtgtgtgttcactgctgtgtgtgtgcactttggatgggttaaatgcggagcatgaattctgagtctaggtcaccatacttggctgtatgtcacgtcactttcaccttcatattttaattgcattattattatttcatagctaattaattaagataacggattaaattgacagccctaattttaacaTTAGTCTCTAAATAATTAGTATAATGGTACAttctttattcataaataaatgccaCATAGGCCACAGGGTTTGAAAGATTCAAAGTTTTATTCTGTGAGAAAAATTAACTGTGACAAAATAGTTCACAATTAgaacaaattaaaatttcaagttaaacaataaggaattattttttttctaattaaataagtcaaataaaaatcAGATCAGTGCAATAAAACAAGCAAGACTGGCTTCATTTCTATATAagacatatataatgtataaGACTCAGAGGCACTAGTTAGGAGCATGCTAAAGTCAGCAGAcactggactgtgtgtgtgtgtgggtaaacTCCCTCTTTAGGAATAAGCCTGTTACTGTATTTAGTGTAGGTAGGGAAGTAAATTGTCATTAAACCACTCTCTGGTGAACTGCAGGTGATCTCCATCAGTGGCGAGGAACACAAGTTTCCCTGCTGAATCCATCTCTGCCAAACCCAGGCGATCCtgaccaaacaaaataaatatagggcATATAATATAGAGCAAGGTTTAATTGAAAACTCTATAgcaaaattaagtatttaaaaagaaaataccattaAACAAATACACTCTTTCTGTAGGTTGGTTGGTTAAATGTGGATAATAAACAAGAGGAAAAAGCCAACAAGCTTCAGTTTACCTCTGTATATATAGCACTTTCCTGCAGTGTTTCCAGCTCTTTAGCTTGACCAGGTTTATAGAAGCCAAACCACTGATGAAGACAATTGATTCAGTAATAGTTCATTCCTCTTCTATTTCAATAAAAGAGAGATTCCATACTGTTAATGTACCTCAGAATCCACAGGATCTACCATAGTGTCCTGCAGGAACTTAACCATGACAAACTTATTCAGAGACATGAGATTCTTCTTGTAGGTCTCATTCACCACCTGACAGAAATAACATTCATTTACACCACatgcacaaatataaatatttttaataataaattatcccTTATCCTGAGACTTACCCGCTCCTGATTGATGTCAGCAAGGAAGAGGCTGTGCTTTTTATACAAGTCATCATTGAGGGGATCGTGCCAGTATTGTGCCTGCACCAAGCTAATATAAAATGACAATCAATTTGTTTGACTACCGAATGTTCATATTAACCATCATTGTGTTTCTGAAATCATGAAATGGCCTGCTGAGAAGCCTAAAGCAGCCTTGCACGCACTGTTTTTGAACTGTATCGGTGTAGGCTCCTGAGTTTAGCATCTTGCGAATCCAGTCACAGATATGAGAGCTTTCACCAGGGCATCGTGGAAGACCAAATACTCCTgtgatttacaaaaaaagaggaagagagaatcACATGTCtgacaaacaagcaaacaatgcatgttaaaaaaagataTGTTTGAATCATGTGGGTTTAGTTACTCAAGATTTAggtaaataaagcataaataaaacataaatataatcattttatttagtgaTTACATCTTATTAGTATGTATTAGTTAATGTGAttaccattaaaaaacattttaaaaaatt
The Cyprinus carpio isolate SPL01 chromosome A19, ASM1834038v1, whole genome shotgun sequence genome window above contains:
- the LOC109067532 gene encoding palmitoyl-protein thioesterase 1-like, with the translated sequence MGLSVALNLIAVSGCVLLLCGSSWGINASVPLVIWHGMGDSCCNPLSMGAIKKMVEEEVPGIYVLSLMIGKSVVQDTENSFFMDVNEQVSFVCDQLAQDPKLKGGYNAMGFSQGSQFLRGVVQRCPDPPMKNLISVGGQHQGVFGLPRCPGESSHICDWIRKMLNSGAYTDTVQKHLVQAQYWHDPLNDDLYKKHSLFLADINQERVVNETYKKNLMSLNKFVMVKFLQDTMVDPVDSEWFGFYKPGQAKELETLQESAIYTEDRLGLAEMDSAGKLVFLATDGDHLQFTREWFNDNLLPYLH